A part of Haloarchaeobius sp. HME9146 genomic DNA contains:
- a CDS encoding fructosamine kinase family protein — translation MDESTTTAVADWAGCPVQTVTELDGGLVGTVYRVDLADDRRVVVKTARTDLRTEAKMLAHLRSEGGLRVPEVYHVTPDLLVLEFVMGDSTITPTVERDLADRLAALHGTQRDQFGFPFDTLTGKYRQPNPWTADWATFFGDERLRHATRRAREEDVLPADLGERLTSLAADLPGLLDHDPTQSLIHGDVWSANLLTDGESVRAFLDPACYYADPEVELAYAEWTEVAGDAFFERYREVAGVDSGYDERKHVYRLYPLLTHVRHFGEEYLDPLEATLETLGY, via the coding sequence ATGGACGAGTCGACCACTACAGCTGTCGCCGACTGGGCTGGCTGCCCCGTCCAAACAGTCACCGAACTCGATGGCGGGCTGGTCGGGACCGTCTACCGGGTCGACCTCGCCGACGACCGTCGCGTCGTCGTCAAGACCGCCCGGACCGACCTGCGGACGGAAGCGAAGATGCTCGCCCACCTGCGCTCGGAGGGCGGTCTCCGGGTCCCCGAGGTCTACCACGTCACCCCCGACCTGCTGGTGCTGGAGTTCGTCATGGGTGACTCGACGATTACACCCACTGTCGAGCGCGACCTGGCCGACCGACTGGCCGCCCTTCACGGCACCCAACGCGACCAGTTCGGCTTCCCCTTCGACACCCTTACGGGAAAATACCGCCAGCCCAACCCCTGGACGGCCGACTGGGCGACGTTCTTCGGCGACGAACGACTCCGGCACGCGACTCGCCGTGCTCGGGAGGAGGATGTGCTGCCGGCCGACCTCGGCGAGCGACTCACCAGTCTCGCCGCGGATCTTCCCGGGCTGCTGGACCACGACCCCACCCAGTCGCTCATCCACGGCGACGTCTGGTCGGCGAACCTGCTGACCGACGGTGAGTCGGTTCGGGCCTTCCTCGACCCGGCGTGTTACTACGCCGACCCCGAGGTCGAACTGGCCTACGCCGAGTGGACCGAGGTGGCCGGCGACGCCTTCTTCGAGCGCTACCGCGAGGTGGCTGGCGTCGATTCGGGCTACGACGAGCGAAAACACGTCTACCGGCTCTACCCGTTGCTGACGCACGTTCGGCACTTCGGCGAGGAATACCTGGACCCCCTCGAAGCGACGCTCGAAACGCTTGGATACTGA
- a CDS encoding cold-shock protein, with protein MVNGNVDFFNDTGGYGFIATEDSDEDVFFHMEDVGGEDLTEGTEIEFDIEDAPKGPRAKNVVRTN; from the coding sequence ATGGTAAACGGCAACGTTGATTTCTTCAACGACACAGGCGGCTACGGTTTCATCGCGACTGAGGACTCTGACGAGGACGTTTTCTTCCACATGGAGGACGTCGGCGGCGAGGACCTGACCGAAGGCACCGAGATCGAATTCGACATCGAGGACGCTCCCAAGGGTCCCCGCGCGAAGAACGTCGTTCGCACTAACTAA
- a CDS encoding EamA family transporter codes for MRNRFAVIGLFGLLATLWGLSFPAISVGLETLDPILFASFRYDIAAVLLVGYGVVRTAEWYPTARNDLAAVLAGGVFLVAGNALLFLGQKTVPSGVAAVMQSLVPIATTLWALGILPEERVSTVGAVGILLGFLGVGLIVRPDPGNLFAGGTLGRLLILGQVASVSLGGVLVQRSRPTLDRAALSGWSMAVGGVILHLTSVAVGEPFAIPAAPKPVAAVLYLGVFATALAFFIYYSLLEVRGALETSLVAYLVPVVATIAGVFILNEQITPLTIAGFFVVFLGFVLLKRRALAELVVESRQPSMGD; via the coding sequence GTGCGCAATCGCTTCGCCGTCATCGGTCTGTTCGGGCTGCTCGCGACGCTCTGGGGACTCTCCTTCCCGGCCATCAGCGTCGGCCTGGAGACGCTCGACCCGATACTGTTCGCGTCGTTCCGGTACGACATCGCGGCCGTGTTGCTCGTCGGCTACGGCGTCGTCCGGACCGCCGAGTGGTATCCCACGGCCAGGAACGACCTCGCGGCCGTCCTCGCAGGCGGGGTCTTCCTCGTCGCGGGGAACGCCCTGCTGTTCCTCGGGCAGAAGACCGTCCCGTCGGGGGTGGCCGCGGTCATGCAGAGTCTGGTCCCCATCGCGACGACGCTGTGGGCGCTCGGCATCCTTCCGGAGGAGCGAGTTTCCACGGTGGGTGCGGTCGGCATCCTGCTCGGGTTCCTCGGCGTCGGCCTCATCGTCCGGCCCGACCCGGGCAACCTGTTCGCGGGCGGAACCCTGGGCCGGCTCCTCATCCTCGGGCAGGTCGCCTCGGTCTCGCTGGGTGGTGTCCTCGTCCAGCGCTCGCGGCCGACGCTCGACCGCGCGGCGCTCTCGGGCTGGTCGATGGCCGTCGGCGGCGTCATCCTGCACCTCACGAGCGTCGCGGTGGGCGAACCGTTCGCGATTCCCGCCGCCCCGAAGCCGGTCGCGGCCGTCCTCTACCTGGGCGTGTTCGCGACGGCACTCGCCTTCTTCATCTACTACTCGCTGCTGGAGGTCCGTGGCGCGCTGGAGACGAGCCTCGTCGCCTACCTGGTCCCGGTGGTCGCCACCATCGCGGGCGTGTTCATCCTGAACGAGCAGATCACGCCGTTGACCATCGCCGGGTTCTTCGTCGTCTTCCTCGGCTTCGTCCTGCTCAAGCGCCGCGCGCTCGCGGAACTCGTCGTCGAGTCCCGCCAGCCATCGATGGGTGATTGA
- a CDS encoding NAD-dependent epimerase/dehydratase family protein, translating into MDVLIIGGTGLISTAITRQLVETTHDVTIATRGETDADLPDAVTHVTCDRNDSDRLAAVAEAVAPDCVIDMVCFTPEQAREAVDAFAGVTQYVFCSTVDVYHRPTASVPSTEDAARDPGVSEYGRNKAAAEDVFRDAHGDAFAATIIRPWSTYGEGGPVLHTLGLGTYYIDRIRQGKPIVVHGDGTSLWGPCHRDDVARAFVNAVGNETAYGETYHVTSEEVMTWNQYHETVARALDAPDPELVHIPTDVLSEVTPDRTGMLRDHFQYSTVFDNSKARRDLDFEYTVSFEEGVRRTVAWLDEHEEIEAWDSENDDRLIRAWRDATDGFVSAME; encoded by the coding sequence ATGGACGTCCTCATCATCGGTGGAACCGGCCTCATCAGCACGGCCATCACCCGCCAGCTGGTCGAGACAACCCACGACGTGACAATCGCGACGCGCGGCGAGACCGACGCCGACCTCCCGGACGCCGTCACACACGTCACCTGCGACCGGAACGACAGCGACCGACTGGCCGCGGTCGCCGAGGCGGTCGCTCCCGACTGCGTCATCGACATGGTGTGTTTCACCCCCGAACAGGCCCGCGAGGCCGTCGACGCCTTCGCGGGCGTAACCCAGTACGTGTTCTGCTCGACCGTCGACGTGTACCACCGCCCGACCGCCAGCGTCCCGAGTACCGAAGACGCGGCCCGCGATCCCGGCGTCAGCGAGTACGGCCGGAACAAGGCCGCCGCCGAGGACGTGTTCCGCGACGCCCACGGAGACGCCTTCGCGGCGACGATTATCCGCCCGTGGAGCACCTACGGCGAGGGCGGGCCGGTCCTCCACACACTGGGACTTGGAACGTACTACATCGACCGAATCCGGCAGGGGAAACCCATCGTCGTCCACGGCGACGGGACCTCGCTCTGGGGGCCGTGCCACCGCGACGACGTGGCGCGAGCGTTCGTCAACGCGGTCGGGAACGAGACCGCCTACGGCGAGACCTACCACGTCACCAGCGAGGAGGTGATGACGTGGAACCAGTACCACGAGACGGTGGCCCGGGCGCTCGACGCGCCCGACCCCGAGCTGGTCCACATCCCGACCGACGTACTCAGCGAGGTCACCCCCGACCGGACGGGGATGCTCCGCGACCACTTCCAGTACAGCACGGTGTTCGACAATTCGAAGGCCCGCCGAGACCTCGATTTCGAGTACACTGTCTCCTTCGAGGAAGGCGTCCGGCGGACCGTCGCCTGGCTGGACGAGCACGAGGAAATCGAGGCCTGGGACAGCGAGAACGACGACCGGTTGATTCGAGCGTGGCGCGACGCCACCGACGGATTCGTCTCCGCGATGGAGTGA
- a CDS encoding cold-shock protein: MANGKVDFFNDTGGYGFIATEDADEDVFFHMEDVGGEDLTEGTEIEFDIEDAPKGPRAKNVVRV, from the coding sequence ATGGCAAACGGTAAGGTTGATTTCTTCAACGACACAGGCGGCTACGGTTTCATCGCGACTGAGGATGCTGACGAGGACGTTTTCTTCCACATGGAGGACGTTGGCGGTGAGGACCTCACGGAAGGTACCGAGATCGAATTCGACATCGAGGACGCTCCCAAGGGTCCCCGCGCGAAGAACGTCGTTCGCGTATAA
- a CDS encoding winged helix-turn-helix domain-containing protein produces MGKVGDSELLQHLLDKHSLLRAIADEPAADLSTLTAKTEYSKSTVNRTLNELDDHGVLQTDDSEKPHTYSLTFFGRQLLSWAEEGHAHQRYRSLYDAIPADATLPSFVLTEGSVEVATDSTIARHQVFDQILEFVSRVDRFHVVVPNLTRDGTFLHFATEVIENDLSVELVVPDQFFEFLWERFGDEMGIMFRERDITAYSLPTDDIPYGFGVGYIEDEDGNIVDSEAAVVCYDEQYHNANGTVVTKSPQAVAWAEARYDRYRDRATERTGDLLAENRDA; encoded by the coding sequence ATGGGCAAGGTGGGTGATTCGGAACTGTTGCAGCACTTGCTCGACAAGCACTCGCTCCTGCGAGCCATCGCCGACGAACCGGCCGCGGACCTCTCCACGCTGACCGCGAAGACGGAATACTCGAAGTCTACCGTCAACCGGACACTCAACGAGCTGGACGACCACGGCGTCCTCCAGACCGACGACAGCGAGAAGCCCCACACCTACTCGCTGACCTTCTTCGGGCGGCAGCTGCTGTCCTGGGCCGAGGAGGGGCACGCACACCAGCGGTACCGGTCGCTCTACGACGCGATTCCGGCCGACGCGACGCTTCCCTCGTTCGTCCTCACCGAAGGGTCGGTCGAGGTCGCGACGGACAGCACCATCGCGAGACATCAGGTGTTCGACCAGATACTCGAGTTCGTCTCCCGCGTCGACCGCTTCCACGTCGTCGTTCCGAACCTCACCCGTGACGGGACGTTCCTGCACTTCGCCACCGAGGTCATCGAGAACGACCTCTCGGTCGAACTGGTGGTCCCCGACCAGTTCTTCGAGTTCCTCTGGGAGCGGTTCGGTGACGAGATGGGCATCATGTTCCGCGAGCGGGACATCACGGCCTACTCGCTTCCGACCGACGATATCCCGTACGGGTTCGGGGTGGGATACATCGAGGACGAGGACGGAAATATCGTCGACTCGGAGGCCGCGGTCGTCTGTTACGACGAGCAGTACCACAACGCCAACGGGACGGTCGTCACGAAATCGCCACAGGCCGTGGCGTGGGCGGAGGCCCGGTACGACCGATACAGAGATCGGGCCACCGAGCGGACCGGGGATCTCCTCGCGGAGAATCGAGACGCATAA
- a CDS encoding CBS domain-containing protein produces the protein MIATTVDTLRLHSLDTVTPETPVGDAAERLRCPSVPALTVIEDDTVVGTVTESDIVAMVATTDERKTVESVMSMPVTISPDATLHDAADTMRATGVEHLPVVDEAYCGLLSAKTLAPYLSRRTLDFETREATVPVATVDGHELAAGD, from the coding sequence ATGATCGCAACCACGGTCGATACCCTCAGACTCCACTCGCTCGATACCGTCACGCCCGAGACGCCGGTCGGCGACGCCGCCGAGCGCCTTCGCTGCCCGTCGGTGCCCGCTCTCACGGTCATCGAGGACGATACGGTCGTCGGGACGGTCACCGAGTCCGATATCGTCGCGATGGTCGCCACCACGGACGAACGCAAGACGGTCGAATCCGTCATGTCGATGCCGGTCACCATCTCTCCCGACGCGACCCTGCACGACGCCGCCGACACGATGCGGGCCACCGGCGTCGAGCACCTCCCGGTCGTCGACGAGGCGTACTGCGGGCTGCTCTCGGCCAAGACCCTCGCGCCGTACCTCTCGCGCCGGACGCTGGACTTCGAGACGCGCGAGGCGACGGTTCCCGTCGCGACGGTCGACGGGCACGAGCTGGCCGCCGGGGACTGA
- a CDS encoding response regulator, with product MTEQTDNTGDAAHIPSDDLFEALSDHYRRKVLFHLRQNGLATVDELTVVAAEQEDEAADVRETLVETHLPMLESLGLVDVEADEQKVELLADPDEIGDWLDLAVKRDVEAEMNEDAEQTEVAAHEPEDIRVLLVDDAPDFVSAVADLLEREHEDLDIMTATSAPDAFTVLKNEEVDCIVSDYKMPAIDGLEFLDAVRDEYPDVSFIMFTNKGSEHTAGEAVAIGVSDYLQKETSPEGYDRLVDSIRNAVGKQA from the coding sequence ATGACCGAACAGACAGACAACACCGGTGACGCAGCACACATCCCGAGCGACGACCTCTTCGAGGCGCTCTCGGACCATTATCGACGGAAAGTGCTGTTTCACCTCCGCCAGAACGGGCTCGCGACCGTCGACGAGCTGACCGTCGTCGCGGCGGAACAGGAAGACGAGGCCGCCGACGTCCGCGAGACGCTGGTCGAGACCCACCTGCCGATGCTCGAATCGCTGGGTCTCGTAGACGTCGAGGCCGACGAACAGAAAGTGGAGTTACTCGCAGACCCCGACGAGATCGGAGACTGGCTCGACCTCGCGGTGAAGCGAGACGTGGAAGCAGAAATGAACGAAGACGCAGAACAGACAGAGGTGGCGGCGCACGAACCGGAAGATATCAGGGTACTACTTGTCGACGACGCGCCCGACTTCGTGAGCGCCGTCGCCGACCTGCTCGAGCGCGAGCACGAGGACCTCGACATCATGACCGCGACGAGCGCGCCGGACGCGTTCACCGTCCTGAAGAACGAGGAGGTCGACTGCATCGTCAGCGACTACAAGATGCCGGCCATCGACGGGCTGGAGTTCCTCGACGCCGTCCGGGACGAGTACCCGGACGTCTCGTTCATCATGTTCACCAACAAGGGCAGTGAACACACCGCGGGTGAGGCGGTCGCCATCGGTGTGAGCGATTACCTCCAGAAGGAGACGAGTCCCGAAGGCTACGACCGCCTGGTCGACTCTATCAGGAACGCGGTAGGCAAACAGGCCTGA
- a CDS encoding glutamate-cysteine ligase family protein — MAAHTTQPIRRSIEVEYWVIDEQGELVEPGELVSASGRAEREFVRPLLEVKTTPCETTSQLRDELFDQLEAVLDRAEESGKRLVPLATPMAGSEVDEIPSERTRIQNEVIGEDFGYVRHCAGTHVHVEQQPGHEVDQWNAFVALDPALALVNSSPYYRGERLAAGARSKLYRRRAYDGMPHQGRLWSYIDDKAEWTRRLERRYEDFVTATLDADVDRATVEANFDPESAVWTPVQFRERFGTVEWRSADAALPGQVLRLADQLADVAASVRDGEVRIEGEIGRRTEEGLVLPSFDTVLEYVDAAIEDGLDSEQVRGYLERMGFDVAAYDPLTEHVDDGPTISAEAARDRRLEYADVLERAVRSRSIDVNRL, encoded by the coding sequence GTGGCAGCACACACTACACAGCCGATTCGGCGGAGCATCGAGGTCGAGTACTGGGTCATCGACGAACAGGGAGAACTGGTCGAACCGGGCGAACTGGTGTCGGCATCGGGCAGGGCCGAACGGGAGTTCGTCCGTCCGTTGCTGGAGGTCAAGACGACGCCCTGCGAGACGACGAGCCAACTACGCGACGAACTGTTCGACCAGCTCGAAGCGGTACTCGACCGGGCCGAGGAGTCGGGGAAGCGGCTCGTCCCGCTGGCGACGCCGATGGCCGGGTCCGAGGTCGACGAGATACCCAGCGAACGCACGCGAATCCAGAACGAGGTGATCGGCGAGGACTTCGGGTACGTCCGCCACTGTGCCGGGACGCACGTCCACGTCGAACAGCAGCCCGGTCACGAGGTCGACCAGTGGAACGCGTTCGTCGCCCTCGACCCGGCGCTGGCGCTGGTCAACTCCTCGCCGTACTACCGGGGGGAGCGGTTGGCAGCTGGCGCGCGGTCGAAACTGTACCGGCGGAGAGCGTACGACGGTATGCCCCATCAGGGACGGCTGTGGTCGTACATCGACGACAAAGCGGAGTGGACGCGCCGCCTGGAGCGTCGCTACGAGGACTTCGTCACGGCCACGCTGGACGCGGACGTCGACCGGGCGACGGTCGAGGCGAACTTCGACCCGGAGAGCGCGGTCTGGACTCCGGTCCAGTTCCGTGAGCGGTTCGGGACCGTCGAATGGCGTTCGGCGGACGCGGCACTGCCGGGCCAGGTCCTTCGGCTGGCCGACCAGCTTGCCGACGTGGCTGCCAGTGTCCGCGACGGCGAGGTGCGTATCGAGGGCGAGATTGGTCGCCGGACCGAGGAAGGTCTCGTCCTCCCGTCGTTCGACACCGTCCTCGAGTACGTCGACGCCGCCATCGAGGACGGGCTCGACTCCGAGCAGGTCCGTGGCTACCTCGAACGGATGGGATTCGACGTCGCGGCGTACGATCCGCTCACCGAGCACGTCGACGACGGGCCGACGATATCGGCCGAGGCGGCCCGAGACCGACGGCTGGAGTATGCCGACGTGCTCGAACGGGCGGTTCGCAGCCGTTCGATAGATGTCAACCGACTATAA
- a CDS encoding rhodanese-like domain-containing protein has product MSKLRPDELDARLDGQQPFLLDIRPREAYQTENIDGSYNLPVYDDLRSGDEDALRQRLDEVPRDRQVVTVCKMGVIAKEATRILDDEGYEVTTLAGGMSGWRGYQNGTVGYRLRSLLWRLF; this is encoded by the coding sequence ATGAGCAAGCTCCGCCCGGACGAACTCGACGCCCGGCTCGACGGTCAGCAGCCCTTCCTCCTCGACATCCGCCCACGCGAGGCCTACCAGACCGAGAACATCGACGGGAGCTACAACCTCCCCGTGTACGACGACCTGCGCTCGGGCGACGAGGACGCGCTCCGACAGCGCCTCGACGAGGTCCCCCGGGACCGCCAGGTCGTGACCGTCTGCAAGATGGGCGTCATCGCGAAGGAGGCGACCCGCATCCTCGACGACGAGGGGTACGAGGTGACCACGCTCGCTGGTGGGATGAGTGGCTGGCGAGGCTACCAGAACGGGACGGTGGGATACCGGCTTCGGTCGCTGCTCTGGCGGCTGTTCTGA
- the pdhA gene encoding pyruvate dehydrogenase (acetyl-transferring) E1 component subunit alpha — protein sequence MVRRLDEDGRPVEEGYEPPLEDEQLVALYRDMRLGRRFDDRMISLQRQGRIGTYASLAGQEGAQFGSMYAMDEVDWLSYQYREHAGPIVRDCLAPYIQYWMGHEEGNAALVDENIMPLNISIGSHIPHATGYAWAAKLRGDDRAVVCHFGDGATSEGDFHEGLNFAGVFDVPAVFVCNNNQWAISVPTEQQTASETFAQKAEAYGFEGVRVDGMDPLAMYEVTRDALEKAKDPDEDKRRPTLIEAVQYRFGAHTTADDPTKYRDDSEVEAWKQKDPIVRLEAFLRGRGLLDDERIEAIETEVSETLAEAVDAAMAVEADPDSMFQYVYENQTRRLAEDTARLRALRSAFGDDALLRDE from the coding sequence ATGGTTCGGCGGCTCGACGAGGACGGCAGGCCGGTCGAGGAGGGGTACGAACCGCCCCTCGAAGACGAGCAACTCGTCGCCCTCTACCGCGATATGCGCCTCGGCCGCCGGTTCGACGACCGGATGATCAGCCTCCAGCGACAGGGCCGCATCGGGACGTACGCCTCGCTGGCGGGCCAGGAGGGTGCGCAGTTCGGGTCGATGTACGCGATGGACGAGGTGGACTGGCTGAGTTACCAGTACCGGGAACATGCGGGTCCCATCGTCAGGGACTGTCTCGCGCCGTACATCCAGTACTGGATGGGCCACGAGGAGGGGAACGCGGCACTGGTCGACGAGAACATCATGCCGCTGAACATCTCCATCGGGTCCCACATCCCGCACGCGACCGGGTACGCGTGGGCGGCCAAACTTCGCGGGGACGACCGGGCGGTGGTCTGTCACTTCGGGGACGGCGCGACCTCGGAGGGTGACTTCCACGAGGGGCTGAACTTCGCGGGCGTGTTCGACGTGCCGGCGGTCTTCGTCTGCAACAACAACCAGTGGGCCATCTCGGTCCCCACGGAGCAACAGACCGCGAGCGAGACGTTCGCCCAGAAGGCCGAAGCCTACGGGTTCGAGGGCGTCCGGGTGGACGGGATGGACCCACTGGCGATGTACGAGGTGACCCGGGACGCCCTCGAGAAGGCGAAGGACCCGGACGAGGACAAGCGACGCCCGACGCTCATCGAGGCGGTCCAGTACCGGTTCGGCGCGCACACGACCGCCGACGACCCGACGAAGTACCGCGACGACAGCGAGGTCGAGGCGTGGAAGCAGAAGGACCCGATCGTTCGACTGGAGGCGTTCCTTCGCGGGCGCGGACTGCTCGACGACGAGCGGATCGAGGCCATCGAGACCGAGGTGTCGGAGACGCTGGCCGAGGCGGTCGACGCGGCCATGGCGGTCGAGGCCGACCCCGACTCGATGTTCCAGTACGTGTACGAGAATCAGACACGTCGACTCGCCGAGGACACGGCGCGTCTCCGAGCGCTGCGTTCGGCGTTCGGCGACGACGCCTTACTCCGGGACGAGTAA